A genomic region of Mitsuaria sp. 7 contains the following coding sequences:
- a CDS encoding YncE family protein yields MLSSLVRPVRAALAVTALVVTGLGALTVAPVALAATGSPIFVLNSLDADISVIDPKDFREIKRIPTGKEPHHLYLTPDRKTMVVANALGDSLTFLDPVTAEVQRTVRGIPDPYHLRFSPDMKWLVLAGNRLDHVDIYKWQPQNAAQPMALFKRFSAPKTPSHLSIDSRSSVVYASLQDSSELLAIDLNTMAARWKIPVGKLPADLYLTPDDKYLLVALTGERSVEVYDVSLAQPKLVKRLETGDGAHSFRALGDRKHVLVSNRAANTISKIALADFSVVDTFKAPGGPDDMEILTDGRTLMFTSRWARKLTVMDLQTKQILQQVKVGKSPHGVWTLDQMPRQ; encoded by the coding sequence ATGCTGTCTTCCCTCGTGCGGCCCGTGCGGGCCGCCCTGGCCGTCACCGCGCTGGTCGTGACCGGATTGGGCGCGCTGACCGTGGCCCCGGTCGCGCTCGCGGCCACCGGCAGTCCCATCTTCGTGCTGAACTCGCTGGACGCTGACATCAGCGTCATCGACCCCAAGGACTTCCGCGAGATCAAGCGCATCCCGACCGGCAAGGAGCCGCATCACCTGTACCTGACGCCCGACCGCAAGACGATGGTGGTGGCGAATGCGCTGGGTGATTCGCTGACCTTCCTCGATCCGGTGACGGCCGAGGTGCAACGCACCGTGCGCGGCATCCCCGACCCGTACCACCTGCGCTTCTCGCCCGACATGAAGTGGCTGGTGCTGGCCGGCAACCGCCTGGACCACGTCGACATCTACAAGTGGCAGCCGCAGAACGCGGCGCAGCCGATGGCCCTGTTCAAGCGCTTCTCCGCGCCCAAGACGCCCAGCCACCTGTCCATCGACAGCAGGAGCAGCGTCGTCTACGCGAGCCTGCAGGACAGCAGCGAGCTGCTGGCGATCGACCTGAACACCATGGCCGCGCGCTGGAAGATCCCCGTCGGGAAACTGCCCGCCGACCTCTACCTGACGCCCGACGACAAGTACCTGCTGGTCGCGCTGACCGGCGAGCGCAGCGTCGAGGTCTACGACGTCAGCCTCGCGCAGCCCAAGCTGGTCAAGCGCCTCGAGACCGGCGACGGCGCCCACTCGTTCCGCGCGCTCGGCGACAGGAAGCATGTGCTGGTGAGCAACCGCGCGGCCAACACGATCAGCAAGATCGCGCTGGCGGACTTCAGCGTCGTCGACACCTTCAAGGCCCCGGGCGGCCCGGACGACATGGAGATCCTGACCGACGGCCGCACGCTGATGTTCACGTCGCGCTGGGCCCGCAAGCTCACGGTGATGGACCTGCAGACCAAGCAGATCCTGCAGCAGGTCAAGGTAGGCAAGTCGCCGCACGGCGTCTGGACCCTCGACCAGATGCCGCGCCAGTGA
- a CDS encoding polysaccharide deacetylase family protein has translation MLVGLTAVVQAQPQGASAPTAAPCDKPVYLTFDTGHMGVAPLIVDTLKRFDAKATFFLAQEPTMDGGQTLDDKWAPWWKQLAEQGHDFGSHTWFHDAWSADLPDGRFRFKRAAGEQVPQNVVLTPAEYCEELKRPARRFLEMTGRPMSMIFRAPAGRTSPALLAAAQACGFRHVGWNASGFLGDELPSDKFPNQALLEQALRRVKPGDILMAHLGIWSRQDPWAPTVLEPLLQGLKNRGMCFAPLRDHPEYVAWMRKPQEAVALKAASTSTPTPAAASGGGAGAPGPKDALRR, from the coding sequence CTGCTCGTCGGCCTGACCGCGGTCGTGCAGGCGCAGCCGCAAGGGGCATCGGCGCCGACCGCCGCGCCCTGCGACAAGCCCGTCTACCTGACCTTCGACACCGGCCACATGGGCGTCGCGCCGCTGATCGTCGACACGCTCAAGCGCTTCGACGCGAAGGCGACGTTCTTCCTCGCTCAGGAGCCGACGATGGACGGCGGCCAGACGCTGGACGACAAGTGGGCGCCGTGGTGGAAGCAGCTGGCCGAGCAGGGCCACGACTTCGGCTCCCACACCTGGTTCCACGACGCCTGGTCGGCCGATCTGCCCGACGGCAGGTTCCGCTTCAAGCGCGCCGCGGGCGAGCAGGTGCCGCAGAACGTCGTGCTGACCCCGGCCGAGTACTGCGAGGAGCTCAAGCGCCCCGCGCGCCGGTTCCTCGAGATGACGGGCCGGCCGATGTCGATGATCTTCCGCGCGCCGGCCGGGCGTACCTCGCCGGCGCTGCTCGCTGCGGCGCAGGCCTGCGGTTTCCGCCATGTCGGCTGGAACGCGTCGGGCTTCCTCGGCGACGAACTGCCGAGCGACAAGTTCCCCAACCAGGCGCTGCTCGAGCAGGCGCTGCGACGCGTCAAGCCGGGCGACATCCTGATGGCCCACCTGGGCATCTGGTCGCGCCAGGATCCGTGGGCGCCGACGGTGCTGGAGCCGCTGCTGCAAGGGTTGAAAAACCGGGGCATGTGTTTCGCGCCGTTGCGCGATCATCCGGAGTACGTCGCGTGGATGCGCAAGCCGCAGGAGGCGGTGGCGCTGAAGGCGGCGTCCACCTCGACACCCACACCGGCGGCGGCGTCCGGCGGCGGAGCCGGGGCACCGGGCCCGAAGGACGCGCTGAGGCGCTGA
- a CDS encoding sterol desaturase family protein, translated as MDWFTDLFGQAQQALFESVIQPIVFNLGYGNLLEDAFDATGWLLVGLIQIVVMLAVIGALQRWRPAEAVTDRHAIRIDIVYTLIQRLGLFRLVMFFSLEPLFDGAVGEMRMHGIPTFQLDALWPGVTDVAWVSFVLYLVAFDLLMYWLHRAQHSWHWWWALHSLHHSQRQMTMWSDSRNHLLDDLIIDSAVAITARLIGVGPGQFVALVAISQLLENLQHANLRLTFGLIGERLLVSPRFHRLHHSIGIGHEGFGRGTLGGHNFAVMFPIWDVLFRTANFEDRWDPTGVRDQLPEEGGRDYGRGFWAQQWLGLKRLVGRDKIAAAPGNGAGPPGGAPMDIAGRAPAGGND; from the coding sequence ATGGACTGGTTCACCGATCTGTTCGGACAGGCGCAGCAGGCGCTGTTCGAGAGCGTCATCCAACCGATCGTCTTCAACCTGGGCTACGGCAACCTGCTCGAGGACGCGTTCGACGCGACCGGCTGGCTGCTGGTCGGCCTGATCCAGATCGTCGTGATGCTGGCGGTGATCGGCGCGCTGCAGCGCTGGCGTCCGGCCGAGGCCGTCACCGACCGCCACGCGATCCGCATCGACATCGTCTACACGCTGATCCAGCGGCTGGGCCTGTTCCGGCTGGTCATGTTCTTCTCGCTGGAGCCGCTGTTCGACGGCGCCGTCGGCGAGATGCGCATGCACGGCATCCCGACCTTCCAGCTCGACGCGCTGTGGCCCGGCGTCACCGACGTGGCCTGGGTCAGCTTCGTGCTCTACCTTGTCGCCTTCGACCTGCTGATGTACTGGCTGCATCGCGCGCAGCATTCGTGGCACTGGTGGTGGGCGCTGCATTCGCTGCATCACAGCCAGCGCCAGATGACGATGTGGAGCGACAGCCGCAACCACCTGCTCGACGACCTGATCATCGACAGCGCCGTGGCCATCACCGCGCGTCTGATCGGCGTCGGTCCCGGCCAGTTCGTCGCGCTGGTGGCGATCTCGCAGCTGCTGGAGAACCTGCAGCACGCGAACCTGCGCCTCACCTTCGGCCTGATCGGCGAGCGGCTGCTGGTGAGCCCGCGTTTCCACCGGCTGCACCATTCGATCGGCATCGGCCACGAGGGCTTCGGTCGCGGCACCCTGGGCGGCCACAACTTCGCGGTGATGTTCCCGATCTGGGACGTGCTGTTCCGTACCGCCAACTTCGAGGACCGCTGGGATCCGACCGGCGTGCGCGACCAGTTGCCGGAAGAGGGCGGCCGCGACTACGGACGCGGCTTCTGGGCGCAGCAGTGGCTGGGGCTCAAGCGCCTGGTCGGACGTGACAAGATCGCGGCCGCGCCCGGGAACGGCGCGGGCCCGCCCGGCGGCGCGCCCATGGACATCGCCGGCCGCGCGCCGGCCGGAGGGAACGACTGA
- a CDS encoding EI24 domain-containing protein, which produces MIKPMSRLADSFWRAAAYCLHPRVIGLSLLPLVVSAALAFGLGYFFWEAAVAGVRATMESWSLIDGMLKWLDSLGAASFRSVLAPIIVLAMAVPALVVLSLLLVALLMTPSMVDLVAQRRFAGLERKRGAGFVASLSWSLGHTVLCVVLLVASLPFWLIPPLALILPPLIWGWLGYRVFTFDVLAEHASGPERRRLINEHRMPLLVLGLATGYLGAAPAAIWALGALTIAFAPVLILVSVWLYTLVFAFSSLWFAHYALAALQEMRRADTLSDRVPDPVMDALPANYEATPPRVLDPVDRVEPVDDRQDPTPGATPRIENKPSPL; this is translated from the coding sequence ATGATCAAGCCGATGAGCCGCCTCGCGGACTCGTTCTGGCGCGCGGCCGCGTACTGCCTGCATCCGCGGGTGATCGGCCTGTCGCTGCTGCCGCTGGTCGTGTCGGCGGCGCTGGCTTTCGGGCTGGGCTACTTCTTCTGGGAAGCGGCGGTCGCCGGCGTGCGCGCCACGATGGAATCGTGGAGCCTCATCGACGGCATGCTGAAGTGGCTGGACAGCCTGGGCGCCGCGTCGTTCCGCAGCGTGCTCGCGCCCATCATCGTGCTGGCGATGGCCGTGCCGGCGCTGGTCGTGCTGAGCCTGCTGCTGGTGGCGCTGCTGATGACGCCCTCGATGGTGGACCTCGTCGCGCAGCGGCGCTTCGCCGGCCTGGAGCGCAAGCGCGGCGCGGGCTTCGTCGCGAGCCTGAGCTGGTCGCTCGGTCACACGGTGCTGTGCGTCGTGCTGCTGGTCGCGTCGCTGCCGTTCTGGCTCATCCCGCCGCTGGCGCTGATCCTGCCGCCGCTGATCTGGGGCTGGCTGGGCTACCGTGTCTTCACCTTCGACGTGCTCGCCGAACACGCGTCCGGCCCCGAGCGCCGCCGCCTGATCAACGAGCACCGGATGCCGCTGCTGGTGCTCGGTCTGGCGACCGGCTACCTCGGCGCGGCCCCCGCCGCGATCTGGGCCTTGGGCGCGCTGACCATCGCCTTCGCGCCGGTGCTCATCCTGGTCTCGGTCTGGCTGTACACGCTGGTCTTCGCGTTCAGCTCGCTGTGGTTCGCGCATTACGCGCTGGCCGCGCTGCAGGAGATGCGCCGTGCCGACACCCTCTCCGATCGCGTGCCCGATCCGGTGATGGACGCGTTGCCGGCGAACTACGAGGCGACACCGCCGCGTGTCCTGGACCCGGTCGATCGGGTCGAGCCTGTCGACGACAGGCAAGACCCGACCCCCGGTGCGACGCCCCGCATCGAGAACAAGCCGTCGCCGCTCTGA
- a CDS encoding molybdopterin-binding protein, translating to MNIGLFIIGDEILSGKRQDKHLSKVIELLSARGLSLAWAKYLGDDREHLIREYRAAFEGGDLFFSCGGIGATPDDHTRQAAAAALGRPLELHPEAADLIWQRVQQMAAEQGTTPERDHPDTLRRMEMGVFPQGASIIPNPYNKIPGFSVGRAYFVPGFPVMAHPMIEWVLDHLHADLHREVGTRERSLIVQGAMEASLTPLMERIESDFPGIKVFSLPSVDHPQWGRHIELGVKGDAAAMDDAYAALRAGVVQFGASISTELVR from the coding sequence ATGAACATCGGCCTCTTCATCATCGGCGACGAGATCCTGTCCGGGAAACGCCAGGACAAGCACCTGTCCAAGGTGATCGAACTCCTGAGCGCGCGCGGGCTGTCGCTCGCCTGGGCGAAGTACCTCGGCGACGACCGCGAGCACCTGATCCGCGAGTACCGCGCCGCCTTCGAGGGCGGCGACCTGTTCTTCAGCTGCGGCGGCATCGGCGCGACGCCGGACGACCACACGCGGCAGGCCGCGGCGGCGGCGCTGGGACGCCCGCTCGAGCTGCATCCTGAAGCCGCGGACCTGATCTGGCAGCGCGTCCAGCAGATGGCGGCAGAGCAGGGCACGACGCCCGAACGCGACCATCCCGACACACTGCGCCGCATGGAGATGGGCGTGTTCCCGCAAGGCGCATCGATCATCCCCAACCCGTACAACAAGATCCCCGGCTTCTCGGTCGGTCGCGCCTATTTCGTCCCCGGCTTCCCGGTGATGGCGCACCCGATGATCGAGTGGGTCCTGGACCACCTGCACGCCGACCTGCATCGCGAGGTCGGCACGCGTGAGCGCTCGCTGATCGTGCAAGGCGCGATGGAGGCCAGCCTCACGCCGCTGATGGAGCGCATCGAGTCCGACTTCCCCGGCATCAAGGTCTTCTCGCTGCCCAGCGTCGACCACCCGCAGTGGGGTCGGCACATCGAACTGGGCGTCAAGGGCGACGCCGCCGCCATGGACGACGCCTACGCCGCGCTGCGTGCCGGCGTGGTCCAGTTTGGTGCCTCCATCAGCACTGAATTGGTGCGATGA